The following are from one region of the Chloracidobacterium sp. genome:
- a CDS encoding carboxymuconolactone decarboxylase family protein — translation MIEFNVPTREDVSEGNKQIFDRLNSMLGFVPNLYAFYAKNETALNDYLTIQNRKSTLRAKEREVINLVVSQINNCEYCLAAHSTIGKMSGLEDDEIIEIRRGTVAFDEKIAALAEFVRETTQNRGRPSDEAKRNFFDAGYTEANLIDVLIVIGDKTISNYLHSVTQIPIDWEPAPSISIASST, via the coding sequence ATGATCGAATTCAACGTGCCAACCAGGGAAGATGTTTCAGAGGGGAACAAGCAGATCTTCGATAGGCTGAATAGCATGCTCGGCTTTGTCCCCAATCTATATGCGTTCTATGCCAAGAACGAAACTGCTCTTAACGATTATCTTACCATTCAAAATCGCAAAAGCACCCTTCGCGCTAAAGAGCGCGAGGTGATCAATCTCGTCGTAAGTCAGATAAACAATTGTGAGTACTGCCTTGCTGCGCATTCCACGATCGGTAAAATGAGCGGCCTAGAGGACGATGAGATCATCGAAATCAGACGCGGGACGGTTGCCTTCGATGAAAAAATCGCCGCCCTTGCCGAGTTCGTACGAGAGACAACCCAGAATCGAGGCCGGCCGTCAGACGAGGCGAAGCGGAATTTCTTTGACGCCGGTTACACTGAGGCAAATCTGATCGACGTACTCATCGTTATCGGTGACAAGACCATCAGCAACTATCTCCACAGCGTCACACAAATCCCGATCGACTGGGAACCCGCTCCATCGATCTCCATTGCAAGTTCGACGTGA
- a CDS encoding DUF4242 domain-containing protein, translating to MPKFVIERDIPGAGSMSPDDLQGASARSCSVLNKLGAEIQWIHSYVTDDKIYCIYTAPNADLIEEHARESGFPANRISEVKAIIDPTRAG from the coding sequence ATGCCGAAATTCGTTATCGAACGTGATATTCCCGGAGCCGGCTCCATGTCGCCTGATGACCTTCAGGGAGCCTCGGCCAGATCTTGCAGTGTACTGAACAAACTCGGCGCCGAGATACAGTGGATCCACAGTTATGTTACCGATGATAAGATCTACTGCATTTATACTGCACCCAACGCCGATTTGATCGAGGAACATGCCCGCGAAAGCGGCTTTCCAGCAAATCGTATCTCGGAAGTGAAAGCTATCATCGACCCCACCCGAGCGGGTTGA